The following proteins are co-located in the Meleagris gallopavo isolate NT-WF06-2002-E0010 breed Aviagen turkey brand Nicholas breeding stock chromosome 13, Turkey_5.1, whole genome shotgun sequence genome:
- the LOC104913030 gene encoding protein VAC14 homolog: protein MAVLLQAQLNQNKGQMNLTYIGRDPRLSALCALKIRALEVILKDLEVLAEIASSPAGQTEGYGPSEAAEPRPSQVELHVPIRNSQLSSSGPKGLECSPSTPTMNSYFYKFMINLLKRFSSERKLLETRGAFIIRQLCLLLNAENIFHSMADILLREEDLKFASTMVHTLNTILLTSSELFQLRNQLKDLRTPESRNLFCCLYRSWCHNPVTTVSLCFLTQNYKHAYDLIQKFGDLEVTVDFLTEVDKLVQLIECPIFTYLRLQLLDVKNNPYLIKALYGLLMLLPQSSAFQLLSHRLQCVPNPELMQSADGSRTSASSRRPASSTIDYTELLQHFDKVQSKHLEVRHQRAGRAEQPERRVVL from the exons ATGGCAGTGCTGCTACAGGCTCAGCTCAACCAGAACAAGGGACAAATGAACCTGACCTACATCGGAAGAGACCCACGgctctctgctctgtgtgccctCAAAATCCGTGCTCTGGAG GTTATCCTCAAGGACCTGGAAGTGCTGGCTGAGATTGCCTCTTCTCCGGCAGGACAGACAGAGGGATATGGCCCCTCCGAGGCTGCAGAGCCACGACCCAGCCAGGTGGAGCTCCACGTCCCCATCCGGAACAGCCAGCTGAGCTCTTCAG GACCTAAAGGCTTGGAGTGCTCTCCCTCCACCCCCACCATGAACTCCTACTTCTACAAGTTCATGATCAACCTGCTCAAGAGGTTCAGCAGCGAGCGGAAACTCCTGGAGACGAGAGGAGCCTTCATCATCAG GCAGCTCTGTCTGCTTCTGAACGCAGAGAACATCTTCCACTCCATGGCGGACATCCTGCTGCGGGAGGAGGACCTCAAGtttgcctccaccatggtgcACACACTGAACACCATCCTGCTCACCTCCTCCGAGCTCTTCCAGCTGAGGAACCAGCTGAAGGACCTGAGGACACCG GAGAGCCGCAACCTCTTCTGCTGCCTGTACCGCTCCTGGTGCCACAACCCAGTGACCACCGTGTCCCTCTGCTTCCTCACCCAGAACTACAAGCACGCCTACGACCTCATCCAGAAGTT TGGGGACCTGGAGGTCACAGTGGACTTCCTCACCGAGGTGGATAAGCTGGTGCAGCTCATCGAGTGCCCCATATTCACAT ACCTGcgcctgcagctgctggatgtgAAGAACAACCCCTACCTGATCAAGGCACTCTATGGGCTGCTGATGCTGCTGCCCCAGAGCAGTGCCTTCCAGCTGCTGTCCCACCGCCTGCAGTGCGTCCCCAACCCCGAGCTCATGCAGAGCGC GGACGGCAGCAGGACGAGCGCGAGCTCCCGCAGGCCGGCATCCTCCACCATCGACTACacggagctgctgcagcactttgACAAGGTCCAGAGCAAACACCTGGAAGTGCGGCACCAGCGAGCGGGGCGGGCAGAGCAGCCGGAGCGACGCGTCGTGCTCTGA
- the MTSS2 gene encoding protein MTSS 2 yields the protein MDPPAEDMLVAIRRGVRLRRTVTNDRDATPWGQHGGSSRGSGSHHCLPLLQSSYPIWEDFNSKATKLHSQLRTTVLAAVAFLDAFQKVADMATNTRGATRDIGSALTRMCMRHRSIEAKLRQFTNALMESLINPLQDRIEDWKKTANQLDKDHAKEYKRARHEIKKKSSDTLKLQKKARKGQLGKGDLQPQLDNALQDVNDMYLLLEETEKQAVRKALIEERGRFCTFITFLQPVVNGELTMLGEITHLQGIIDDLVVLTAEPHKLPPASEQVIKDLKGSDYSWSYQTPPSSPSSSSSRKSSMCSVSSAKGGLPWPGGAQTCSPSSTYRYRSLAQPASAGTRLSSVSSHDSGFISQDAAYSKPPSPMPSDITSQKSSSSASSEASETCQSVSECSSPTSDWSKASPYDQPVVSTLQRRKDRVEHLREAEMGSASSVYPAMGSEEAPRPRMSPATIAAKHGEEVSPAASDLAMVLTRGLSLEHQKSSRDSLQYSSGYSTQTTTPSCSEDTIPSQGSDYDCYSVNGDVECDPQSDFDKSSTIPRNSNIAQNYRRMIQTKRPASTAGLPSGTNLPAGSTPGVATIRRTPSTKPSVRRTLSNAGPIPIRPPIVPVKTPTVPDSPVYAGPARVGSEECVFYAEDASPNPMDFAKASPKRLSLPNAAWGGGVAEISVYAGAAHPMAADEEEDQQLAANRHSLVEKIGELVAGAHALGEGQFPFPTALEETPADGDGGEECGALAFPVLTVGRRARGEHREPGAGTGRPPEPKHQHRIGTGAPDRIIGALNREAELRYQPRIGYRSSIPGTRSPKPGIQSSEPGTGAPTSAPDRYRSSKPSARSPDISTGSVPELHIGTRSPKPG from the exons ATGGACCCCCCGGCCGAAGACATGCTGGTGGCCATCCGGCGCGGCGTGCGCCTGCGCAGGACCGTCACCAACGACAG AGATGCCACTccatggggacagcatgggggCTCTTCCCGAGGCTCGGGGTCTCACCACTGCCTTCCCCTCTTGCAGAGCTCCTACCCCATCTGGGAGGACTTCAACTCAAAGGCCACCAAGCTGCACTCCCAGCTCAG GACCACGGTGCTGGCTGCGGTCGCCTTCCTGGATGCTTTCCAGAAAGTGGCTGACATGGCCACCAACACTCGAG GGGCCACGAGGGACATCGGCTCCGCGCTGACCCGTATGTGCATGCGGCACCGCAGCATCGAGGCCAAGCTCCGGCAGTTCACCAA TGCCCTGATGGAGAGCCTGATCAACCCTTTGCAGGACAGAATTGAGGACTGGAAGAAAACTGCCAACCAGTTGGACAAGGACCACGCAAAAG AGTACAAGCGAGCCCGCCACGAGATCAAGAAGAAATCCTCTGACACACTCAAGCTGCAGAAGAAGGCTCGTAAGGGTCAGCTGG GGAAAGGGgacctgcagccccagctggaCAACGCGCTGCAGGACGTCAATGACATGTacctgctgctggaggaaacGGAGAAGCAGGCAGTGCGCAAGGCGCTCATTGAGGAGCGGGGCCGCTTCTGCACCTTCATCACCTTCCTGCAGCCCGTGGTG AACGGGGAGCTCACCATGCTGGGGGAGATCACCCACTTGCAGGGCATCATCGATGACCTGGTGGTGCTCACCGCCGAGCCCCACAAGCTGCCCCCTGCCAGCGAGCAG GTGATCAAGGACCTGAAGGGCTCCGACTACAGTTGGTCCTACCAGACCCCTCCATCATcgcccagcagctccagctcccgCAAATCGAGCATGTGCAG TGTCAGCAGTGCCAAGGGTGGCCTCCCGTGGCCCGGGGGGGCTCAGACCTGCTCACCCAGCTCCACCTATCGCTACCGCAGCCTGGCCCAGCCGGCCAGCGCCGGCACGCGCCTCTCCAGCGTCTCCTCGCACGACTCCGGCTTCATCTCCCAGGATGCTGCCTACTCCAAACCACCCTCCCCGATGCCCTCAGACATCACCAGCCAG AAGTCCTCCAGCTCAGCGTCCTCAGAGGCCTCAGAGACGTGCCAGTCGGTCAGCGAGTGCAGCTCCCCCACCTCG GATTGGTCCAAGGCCAGCCCCTATGACCAGCCCGTGGTCAGCACCCTACAGCGGCGAAAGGACCGCGTGGAGCACCTGCGGGAAGCCGAGATGGGCTCAGCCAGCAGCGTGTACCCGGCCATGGGCAGCGAGGAAGCTCCCAGACCCCGAATGTCACCGGCCACCATTGCAGCCAAG CATGGCGAGGAGGTGTCCCCCGCCGCCAGCGACCTGGCCATGGTGCTGACACGGGGGCTGAGCCTGGAGCACCAGAAGAGCAGCCGGGACTCACTGCAGTACTCCAGTGGCTACAGCACGCAGACCACCACCCCATCCTGCTCCGAGGACACCATCCCTTCCCAAG GTTCTGACTACGACTGCTACTCGGTGAACGGCGACGTGGAGTGCGACCCTCAGAGCGACTTCGACAAATCCTCAACCATCCCTCGCAACAGCAACATCGCCCAGAACTACCGCCGTATGATCCAGACCAAGCGGCCCGCCTCCACCGCCGGGCTGCCCAGCGGCACCAACCTGCCGGCCGGCAGCACCCCCGGGGTGGCCACCATCCGCCGCACGCCCTCCACCAAACCCTCGGTCCGCCGTACCCTCTCCAACGCTGGCCCCATCCCCATCCGCCCACCCATCGTCCCCGTCAAGACCCCAACGGTGCCCGATTCCCCCGTCTACGCCGGCCCGGCGCGGGTGGGCAGCGAGGAGTGCGTGTTTTACGCCGAGGATGCCTCACCCAACCCAATGGATTTTGCCAAAGCGTCGCCCAAACGCTTGAGCCTCCCCAACGCTGCCTGGGGCGGCGGCGTGGCCGAGATCTCGGTGTACGCCGGCGCGGCGCATCCGATGGCCGCCGATGAAGAGGAGGACCAGCAGTTGGCCGCCAACCGGCACAGCTTGGTGGAGAAGATCGGCGAGCTGGTGGCTGGTGCCCACGCTCTGGGAGAAGGCCAATTCCCCTTCCCCACCGCGCTGGAGGAGACGCCCGC CGATGGAGACGGCGGAGAGGAGTGCGGAGCCCTCG CGTTTCCCGTCCTCACCGTGGGGCGGCGGGCACGGGGAGAGCACCGGGAGCCGGGAGCCGGCACCGGGCGGCCGCCTGAGCCCAAACATCAACACCGGATCGGGACCGGAGCCCCAGACCGGATTATCGGAGCTCTAAACCGAGAAGCGGAGCTCCGATATCAGCCCCGGATCGGTTACCGGAGCTCCATACCGGGCACCCGGAGCCCCAAACCGGGCATCCAAAGCTCCGAACCGGGCACCGGAGCCCCGACATCGGCCCCAGATCGGTACCGGAGCTCCAAACCGAGCGCTCGGAGCCCCGATATCAGCACTGGATCGGTACCGGAGCTCCATATCGGCACCCGGAGCCCCAAACCGGGCTGA
- the LOC104912990 gene encoding uncharacterized protein LOC104912990: MEGPSARSVLVTGCDGGMGLGLLKRFLELPTPPLRLFAACTDPDGKALNEMALCNPSIVILPLDVTDPNSIQAAVGRVQEELRGSGLNLLINSAGARRHSTLATETAENMALIYATNTIGPLQTSQAFMPLLKEAAEAHSGQGLSCGRAAIINISSVLGSIEVVEAWGERQDVSYRCSKAALNMLTKCLALEYGDSGILCVSVDPGCVVPRPGDGMGPVTLEESTQGVLQVLANLSTNSNGTFWDWKGQRLPW, encoded by the exons ATGGAGGGGCCGAGCGCCCGCAGCGTGCTGGTGACGGGCTGCGATGGGGGcatggggctggggctgctcaaaCGCTTCCTGGAGCTGCCCACCCCACCGCTGCGGCTCTTCGCAGCCTGCACCGACCCCGATGGGAAG GCTCTCAATGAGATGGCGTTGTGCAACCCCAGCATCGTGATCCTGCCTCTAG ATGTGACAGACCCCAACAGCATCCAGGCTGCGGTGGGCAgggtgcaggaggagctgcgTGGTTCTGGCCTCAACCTCCTGATCAACAGCGCCGGGGCCAGGCGGCACAGCACTCTGGCCACCGAGACAGCTGAAAACATGGCCCTCATCTACGCCACCAACACCATCGGGCCCCTGCAGACCAGCCAG GCGTTCATGCCTCTGCTGAAGGAAGCTGCAGAGGCACACAGTGGGCAGGGGTTGAGCTGTGGCAGAGCAGCCATCATCAACATCTCCAGCGTCCTGGGCTCCATCGAGGTGGTGGAGGCATGGGGTGAGAGGCAGGACGTGTCCTACCGCTGCAGCAAG GCTGCTCTCAACATGCTCACCAAGTGCCTGGCTCTGGAGTATGGTGACAGTGGGATCCTCTGCGTGTCCGTGGATCCTGGCTGTGTGGTACCGCGCCCAGGAGATGGGATG GGACCAGTGACGTTGGAAGAGAGCACCCAAGGCGTCCTGCAAGTCCTTGCCAACCTCTCCACCAACAGCAATGGCACCTTCTGGGACTGGAAGGGACAGAGACTGCCATGGTGA